In Williamwhitmania sp., one genomic interval encodes:
- a CDS encoding aspartate kinase, giving the protein MKVLKFGGTSVGSAERMKSLTKIIPTGEQVVVVLSAMAGTTNMLVDIADMANKGDKEKAQTSLLEVQENYLKVISELYQTEEYQKNAKRTISLIFNDAINAIETETGPSLEKVILSIGEIISTNLFHLYLWETGIPSVLLPSLSYMRIDKDGEPDMYYISENISRLMEEAKEMDVYITQGFICRNAKGEIDNLKRGGSDYTAAIIGNAINAEEVQIWTDIDGFHNNDPRYVSNTKPIRNLSFDEAAELAYFGAKILHPATIHPCRKKGIPVLLKNTLEPENPGTLITANYQASSLKAVAAKSGITAIKIRSSRMLMAHGFLKRVFEVFDSYKTSVDMITTSEVAVSLTIDNDTRLPEIVAELEQFSVVEVDLKQAIICIVGDFVAERPGSALKIMEALHDIPIRMISYGGSSHNISLLVGEEHKIPTLQLIQPVLNESEPESQPRIEGFKLIS; this is encoded by the coding sequence ATGAAAGTGCTCAAGTTTGGAGGAACATCGGTTGGTAGCGCCGAGAGGATGAAAAGTCTCACCAAAATTATTCCCACTGGAGAGCAGGTTGTAGTTGTTCTCTCTGCCATGGCTGGCACTACCAACATGCTGGTGGATATTGCCGACATGGCTAACAAGGGCGATAAAGAGAAAGCTCAAACCTCACTTCTAGAGGTACAAGAAAATTATTTAAAGGTCATTTCTGAACTCTACCAAACCGAAGAGTATCAAAAAAACGCCAAACGCACCATCTCGCTCATTTTTAATGATGCCATAAATGCTATTGAAACAGAAACAGGCCCATCCCTCGAAAAGGTTATTCTCTCAATTGGTGAGATAATATCCACCAACCTTTTCCATCTCTACCTCTGGGAGACGGGAATTCCCTCGGTTCTGTTGCCATCGTTGAGCTACATGCGCATCGACAAGGACGGTGAGCCCGACATGTACTACATCTCGGAAAATATTTCCCGGCTCATGGAGGAGGCCAAGGAGATGGATGTATACATTACCCAAGGGTTTATCTGCAGAAATGCCAAGGGCGAAATCGACAACCTCAAGCGAGGGGGAAGCGACTATACGGCTGCCATCATTGGTAATGCCATCAATGCAGAGGAGGTGCAGATATGGACCGACATCGACGGCTTTCACAACAACGACCCTCGCTATGTAAGCAACACCAAGCCAATCCGCAACCTCTCCTTTGACGAAGCAGCAGAACTTGCCTACTTTGGGGCAAAGATTCTGCACCCAGCAACCATTCACCCCTGCAGGAAGAAGGGCATTCCCGTACTGCTGAAAAATACGCTGGAGCCAGAAAATCCAGGAACCCTTATCACGGCCAACTACCAGGCTTCCAGCTTAAAAGCGGTGGCCGCCAAGAGTGGGATTACAGCTATTAAGATTCGTTCGTCCAGAATGTTGATGGCCCACGGATTTCTGAAGAGAGTTTTTGAGGTGTTCGACTCCTATAAAACCTCAGTTGATATGATTACCACCTCGGAGGTTGCCGTATCACTTACCATCGATAATGATACGAGGCTTCCGGAGATTGTTGCAGAGCTGGAGCAATTCTCGGTAGTTGAAGTGGATCTTAAGCAGGCCATCATCTGTATTGTTGGCGATTTTGTGGCCGAAAGACCAGGGTCAGCGCTTAAGATTATGGAGGCCTTGCACGATATACCCATCCGTATGATCTCCTACGGTGGAAGCAGCCACAATATCTCCTTGCTGGTAGGTGAGGAGCATAAAATACCGACCCTTCAGCTAATACAACCGGTGCTTAATGAATCGGAACCGGAGAGTCAACCTCGGATAGAGGGATTTAAGCTAATATCGTAG
- a CDS encoding DUF3795 domain-containing protein, with protein MKEIVSDVSLVAKCGLYCGACRSYLKGKCPGCKENVKATWCKVRTCCLENSYASCADCKSFANPMECKLYNNFIARIFGYLFNSDRNACITMIKQTGYYGFASYMAENWRQSIKRK; from the coding sequence ATGAAGGAGATAGTAAGCGATGTTAGCCTAGTGGCCAAGTGTGGCCTTTACTGTGGTGCATGCCGCTCATACCTGAAGGGCAAGTGCCCCGGATGTAAAGAGAATGTTAAAGCCACCTGGTGCAAGGTTCGTACTTGCTGTTTGGAAAACAGCTATGCCTCCTGTGCCGATTGTAAATCATTCGCTAACCCAATGGAGTGCAAACTCTACAATAATTTCATTGCCCGTATTTTTGGGTATCTATTCAATTCGGATAGGAATGCATGTATTACAATGATTAAACAGACGGGATACTACGGTTTTGCAAGCTACATGGCCGAGAATTGGCGACAATCCATTAAAAGGAAATAA
- a CDS encoding MATE family efflux transporter, whose product MTAKDFTQGNITRQIILLALPIMGTAFIQMAYSMTDMIWIGHVGSKAAAAVGAAGFFLWLGNSLFYTTKVGAEVGISQSLGAKDRVRAAQFASHSMSISVLMSIVYGVLLLVFAGPLIDYFRFTDAAVASAAVGYLKIIALGMLFTFLNGTFSGIYNGSGKSKIPFYANAVGLIINIVLDPIFIYGFGPFPRMEVAGAAMATVISQAIVTLIFIINLTDGKSPFPELFKKLQLHGEVAWKVIRIGFPVTLQSGLFAFFAMNIARIVSGWGELAVAVQSVGAQIEAISWMTASGFSTALSSFIGQNFGARQFQRIRQGYYRTLGITLTIGVFTTLAFVLFGDTIFGWFIPEPNAMREGGIYLKILGASQLFMILEITTAGAFNGTGKTMPPSIVGILFTGLRIPLAIALTAVVGLSGAWWSISISSVVKGVVLFVWFAFFLMRLPIERAKLTIPQKLFIHLIPSRMRQSIIEGTND is encoded by the coding sequence TTGACAGCAAAAGATTTTACACAAGGTAACATTACCCGCCAGATTATTTTGCTGGCCCTACCCATCATGGGAACCGCCTTTATTCAGATGGCCTACAGCATGACCGATATGATATGGATTGGTCATGTTGGGAGTAAGGCTGCTGCGGCAGTTGGAGCCGCTGGATTTTTTCTATGGCTTGGAAACTCTCTATTCTATACGACCAAAGTTGGCGCAGAGGTGGGCATTTCTCAGAGTTTAGGTGCCAAGGATAGGGTTCGTGCGGCACAATTTGCCTCCCATTCGATGTCCATTAGTGTATTGATGTCTATCGTATACGGCGTCTTACTTCTTGTATTCGCTGGCCCGCTCATCGACTACTTTAGATTTACAGATGCTGCTGTTGCCTCAGCTGCTGTTGGATACCTCAAGATTATTGCTCTTGGGATGCTATTTACCTTTTTAAATGGAACGTTCTCGGGAATTTACAACGGGAGTGGCAAGTCGAAAATCCCTTTTTATGCTAATGCAGTTGGACTTATAATTAACATTGTGCTCGACCCCATTTTCATTTATGGGTTTGGACCATTTCCCCGCATGGAGGTGGCTGGTGCAGCCATGGCTACGGTAATTTCTCAGGCAATTGTAACGCTTATTTTTATTATCAATTTAACCGATGGTAAATCTCCTTTCCCTGAGTTATTTAAGAAATTACAGCTGCATGGAGAGGTTGCATGGAAAGTTATTAGGATTGGATTTCCGGTAACGCTTCAAAGTGGATTGTTTGCTTTTTTTGCCATGAATATAGCCCGAATCGTTTCCGGTTGGGGTGAGCTGGCAGTGGCGGTACAGAGTGTTGGGGCACAAATTGAGGCAATATCGTGGATGACAGCCAGTGGATTTTCCACCGCCTTGTCCAGCTTTATTGGCCAAAACTTTGGGGCACGCCAGTTTCAGCGAATCCGACAGGGTTATTATAGAACGCTGGGTATTACCTTGACCATTGGCGTTTTTACAACGCTTGCCTTCGTCCTTTTTGGAGATACCATATTTGGATGGTTTATTCCAGAACCCAACGCCATGCGCGAAGGGGGCATCTACTTAAAGATTCTTGGAGCCTCTCAGCTCTTTATGATTCTGGAAATTACCACAGCGGGTGCCTTCAACGGAACTGGGAAAACCATGCCACCATCCATTGTTGGAATTCTATTTACTGGCCTTCGAATACCACTTGCCATAGCCCTTACTGCAGTTGTGGGCCTCTCTGGTGCATGGTGGAGTATCAGTATTTCAAGCGTGGTTAAGGGGGTTGTTCTTTTTGTTTGGTTTGCCTTTTTCTTGATGAGGCTTCCCATTGAGCGCGCAAAGTTGACCATCCCGCAAAAATTGTTCATTCATCTTATTCCATCGCGAATGCGCCAATCTATCATTGAGGGAACCAACGATTGA
- a CDS encoding EamA family transporter: MAFDLSKKRWQWASILLLALIWGSSFILMKKGLQAFTDIQVAAIRVFFSFLVLIPVFLRHIRKVNKQNIVHLAIVGYAGVFFPAFLFTLSETQITSSLAGMLNSLAPLFTLIVGIFFYQSKPARNQYLGIAIGLIGAIGLVSEGRLDFLENVNVYGLYVVIATFGYGINANEVKVKLKGMNGIEITSLAFMLVGPPAGIILFCTNLSGAYQSPHFWPSLAATLTLATFGSVLSLFIYNNLIRHTSALFATSTTYIIPVFAIFWGLADGETVTLFAIFNIAIVMLGVWLVNRKKTKTVIP, encoded by the coding sequence ATGGCATTTGACCTTTCGAAGAAACGTTGGCAATGGGCTTCCATTTTGCTCCTAGCCCTTATTTGGGGCAGCTCGTTTATACTTATGAAGAAGGGGCTTCAAGCCTTTACCGATATTCAAGTGGCGGCCATTAGGGTTTTCTTCTCGTTTCTGGTGTTGATTCCTGTTTTTCTTAGGCATATCCGTAAGGTAAACAAGCAAAATATTGTTCACCTGGCCATTGTGGGTTACGCGGGCGTGTTTTTTCCGGCCTTTCTATTCACCCTATCCGAAACCCAAATAACCAGCTCCCTAGCGGGCATGCTCAACAGCCTTGCACCTCTCTTCACCCTAATTGTTGGCATTTTTTTCTACCAGAGCAAACCGGCAAGAAACCAATACCTCGGTATTGCTATAGGACTCATTGGTGCCATCGGGCTAGTTTCGGAGGGGAGGCTCGATTTTTTGGAAAACGTAAACGTGTATGGGCTTTATGTTGTAATTGCCACCTTTGGCTATGGCATTAACGCCAATGAGGTGAAGGTTAAGCTGAAGGGAATGAATGGAATTGAGATCACTTCGTTGGCCTTTATGCTCGTAGGGCCACCCGCTGGGATTATCCTGTTTTGCACCAACTTGAGTGGTGCGTATCAATCGCCGCATTTTTGGCCAAGCCTCGCAGCCACGCTTACCTTAGCAACCTTTGGTTCAGTGCTTTCGCTCTTTATCTACAACAACCTGATACGGCACACCAGCGCACTATTTGCCACCTCTACAACCTACATAATTCCTGTATTTGCAATATTTTGGGGACTTGCCGATGGCGAAACGGTTACCCTCTTTGCTATTTTTAATATAGCAATCGTAATGCTTGGAGTGTGGTTGGTAAACAGAAAAAAAACGAAAACAGTAATTCCTTAG